AGAAATTTAGAAGCGAAGAAACCCAGCCAACTGTTCTTGTCATACAATCGCAGCAAAGAAGTCGCCTGTGCCACGACATCCCCATGCTCAGGGAGTATCCAATCATGTCGGTGAAACCAGAAGTATCTGATATGGATCTACCCCCTCTAGGCTGGCAGGCATTCATTGCAAGACGACTTGTTACACACTACCTGTATCTATCGGCTTGGATCCAGCATCTGACTATGTTGGCAAGATACGGCGACGTTCCCCTCTGCAACTTAGAAAGTGACGACCCACGGTATCTTATTGACATATCATATGCCAGGCGCCTTCAACAGAACAACGTCGTCCTCTGGTGGTCTTCCGGTCCAAGGCCTGATCATGCAGGGTACGAGAAGGACGACATAACGGGCCCTCTAGAGAAGGTGTCCATGCCATCTGTCAATGTTCCAAGCGCTTACACCACCGTGTGTATCGAGCTTGAAGTTCGCAATCTTGCCATTAATACTATCCTGACATCCTCGATTATTAACGAAATGGAAGGCGCTGATACACTTCTGGCATCATCCGAACCTTCAGCTGATTCGAATGGTTCCGGCGTCCTTTATTCGGAGAAGGCGTTCGCTTCAGCGGGTGCGATTGTACTACGGGAGATGGTGAAACACTGGTGGACTGAGGCCTGCGAAGGAAACAATATGGCAGATATCATGGTGCAGCACCTGATTCGCTGGGTAGAGAGCCCGGTCTCGTGTCTTTACGATCGGTCTCTACACAACTACGTGCGCATGTTGTCCAGGAAGTCGTTTCAGCGACTAATGGCTGAGTTTAGACGCGTAGGGTCTAATATTATCTTCGCTAGCTCCACGCGCCTCTTGCTTCAGACAACCAAGGCCGAAGTCGGAAATGCCTACGCATACAGTCAATACGTATTAAAGTCGATCCGTGCCAACCCGTCTTTCCATTTCATTGATCTCGAAATCAAGGAATACTGGGATTACCTGATCTGGTATGATGAGTACAACTACGGCGGAAAAGGCTGTCGGGAGGTAGTCGGATCAGATGAACAGGAACTGGAAACTGTCATGCATTGGCAGCTCAGCCGTTTCCTCCCGGGCCCAATGCAGACCATCTTTCATGATTGGGTGGTTGAATATATCGACTTGATGCACGGTGTCAAACACCCTGAATCAGCCGACTCGTCCACTCCCCGAATGACGCAAATCCCAATCGGGCGCCCGAccgacgaggacgacgatgaagTATCTGCCGTCCTCGCGGAGAAATTCTCGAAGCCCTTGAAGAAGCAAATCTCTGGTCTCATTCGCCGTCAGCGCGAGGAAATGCTACACCCCGAACTTGCATCAGACTACCTTTTCCCCGTCCTTCCTGGAGTCTTGTCGGACCCTAACGAGGAGAAGCGCAACCCCGTATTAGAATTGGTCAAAATGTTGATGCAGGTCCTTAGTCTTTCCAAGACGACGAGTTTGGAGAATCGACTTCTACGTCGCGAACTCCTGGCCATGTTTGAGGTGCGAGAGTTCAGTAAAGAGGGTCGATTTGAGAACCCGGCTGCCAGCCTGAAACTTCCCGAGCTTACCTGCAGCGCTTGCTGCTTGATTCGAGATCTAGACCTGTGCCGCGATGAAGATGTCCTCCCGGATCCCGGATCTGACCCAAGCAAGGCCGTGACGAAGCCCTGGCGCTGTCCTTTCTGTCAGACAGAATATGATAGACTGGCTCAGGAAGAGATCCTTATCGGCCAGGTCCATGGACTGATCGTTGGCTGGCAGACACAGGATTTAAAATGCTCCAAATGTGGAGGGCTGAAGGTTAGCGAGTTCATGGAGCATTGTTCGTGCAGTGGCAAATGGGTGGAAACCATGGACCGTGCAGAAGCGGAAAAGAAACTGCGAGTCCTCAACAGTGTCGCGAAGTTTCATGGGCTTAAGCTTTTGGAGAATGTTGTGGAAGGAGTTCTAGAACAGATATGATCGAATTCGTgcgtcttttttttttttttttcttttctttttatctgCTTTCATGACTTTTGGTCGGTACATATGTGTACATGGGAGTAAGAAGGACGGAACAATCATTTTTAAGTACTATACACGGCGTTTGGGATGCTGGGGGGGATCTTAATCTGGGAGGGTTTTATTGTATAGTATATCCATCAGCGTATGTATGCGTCTGTAATGTCATGGAATGTTACAAAACCCAAAAATGGTGAACTTATTTGACCTGTCAATCTATTGAATAAGGTTGGAACCGGCCGTCACGAAGAAATCActcattttctcttctgtCTCCACAGTGTTCAGATCCTCTCCTAGTCCTCCGTCACCTCCAAGAGTTCTTTGTTCATGATAGTCTTGGTATTTATACTTGCGGAGATCCATCGTTTTATATCAGTCAAGCCCCCACCCTAACGTTTTATCAGCGGCGACGGTTATCGAAACAGCGTTCCAACCAATTAATTAACCCCGCCATTGATTTCCGCGACGATTTCACCGCAAGTGCGACAGACCCATCCCACCGTCCCTGCGACCGGTGAACCTCTCAAACCGGTGGGTTCTCTTGCCAAGCGGACATATCTGCAGCCAATTTGACTATAAGGGGTCGGGTCACCCTACAGTTTGACAGTCTCTTGCTGACGATATAGTCAACAGTGCAGGCTCACGAAGCGCGTCCCATCCTTTTCTGCTCCATCGCGCGGAGACCAAACTACTTCTTTCGACTACGAAGGACTCCCCGGTTGGATACTTTATTTCTCTCCTTAAATGGCATCCCAAGCACAAGCccaggctcaggctcaggcCCAGGCCCAGCGTCCCAAGGTCCAGCCTTGTCGGTACAAGACGGGGAAGACCCTAGGCGCCGGATCTTACTCCGTTGTGAAGGAGTGCGTACACATCGACACGGGCCGGTATTATGCCGCGAAGGTGATCAATAAGCGACTTATGGCGGGGCGCGAACACATGGTATGGGTGTCTACTAGGAAAAGTCCCGGAAGATATACGGTCGCTGGCGATGTGTGTTGACTATGATTGTAGGTTCGCAACGAGATCGCTATACTCAAGAAAGTGTCAATGGGTCATCAGAACATTTTGACCTTGGTCGATTACTTTGAAACTATGAATAACTGTATGTCCCTTCCCGGACCATGGCCTGTGACTAGTGATCCAGGTTAACCGTCCCTGTTATGCAGTATATCTGGTCACCGATCTTGCACTGGGTGGCGAGTTGTTCGACCGTATCTGTCGTAAAGGCAGCTACTTCGAATCAGATGCTGCGGATCTTATCCGCGCCATTCTGTCGGCTGTGGCCTACTTACATGATCACGGTATCGTGCACCGTGACTTGAAGCCCGAGAATCTGCTATTTCGCACCCCGGAGGACAATGCGGATCTTTTGATTGCCGACTTTGGCTTGTCTAGGATCATGGACGAAGAACAGTTCCATGTTCTCACTACAACATGCGGTACACCCGGGTACATGGCGCCCGAGATTTTCAAAAAGAGCGGCCACGGAAAGCCAGTGTATGTCTCCACGGAGTGCCTATCCATCCCAGCTGCTTGAATAGACCAAATTCTCGGTTTTCAACAATACGTCTGACACAATGCAACAGGGATATCTGGGCCATCGGTGTCATCACCTACTTCTTACTCTGCGGCTACACCCCCTTTGACCGCGACTCCAACCTGGAAGAGATGCAGGCCATCCTTGCAGCTGACTATTCTTTTACTCCGCTTGAATATTGGCGGGGTGTCTCGCAGCACGCCCGGGATTTCATCAAACGGTGTCTGACCGTGGATCCCGAAGCGCGCATGACCGCCCACGAAGCCCTCCAACACCTCTGGGTCAACCCGCCCTACGACCCATACGCCGATCAGTCCGGTCAAGACTTGCTCCCGACCGTCAAGAAGAACTTCAACGCCCGTCGGACACTTCACAAGGCCATCGATACCGTCCGTGCGATCAACAAGCTCCGCGAAGGTGGCGGCCTGATGATGGACGGGGTGATGAGCGTAGACCCGAAACCGGAAAGGGTCAACGGCAACCATGTCGTCGAGGAAACATCACACCACGACGGACAGATGGACCTCGACAGCCGCAGCGATGCGCGCGGCCAGACGGAAGAACAGATCCGGGCACAGGAGCAGAGAGTGAAACAGATGGTAGCCGGACTGTGGAGTAGAAATGCGAAGAAATGATGAGAAAAACGAATCTGATGATATATATGCCAAGATCTCTACCCATTTTTTTTGCTTATAATCAGGTTTTCCGTTTTTCGATTGCTCCGTTCCGTGTCTTATACAGTTTTGTCTCTTGCTTGGCGGGTTTTGCTGCTATTGCTTATGAGGGTGGAAAGGTCTATATATGCCCATTGCTTGAGCTCTGATAATTGTTTATGTCAATGCATGGCAATGCCTTGATTAGTTGGTTTGTAAAGCATTTgcggtatatatatttatatatggCTGCTGCGGGAGCTCTCCATAATTTTGGAATAAAATCAATGTATAGAGGAAATCTCATATCTTTTCATTGTATCTATTAACGGAACTATACAGTAATGCAATAATCGACCGTGTGATGTCGGAGCAAATTAGGGGAAGTACGTTAAAGACTCAGAAGTAGACCAAGACTACTAGCAGTATACTAGCTACTTTTGCAATACACAGAGCTTGGCCTGTATCAGTACCTACCGGGCTGTTTCTTCCCTGAAGAGTATAGCGCCGAGTGAGAATTGATATAAGGAATCGGTAGTTTAGTAGCACTCATCGTGCATCCACCTAAATATAATCCATGCATTGCAAATACATCAAGCCCAGATTGCTCCCAAGAGATGATCTGTACAAAAACAATCAACTAGCATGAAACACTATTGTCGAGCCCCAAACGAAGAACTTGCGTGCCTAAGATCAGCTCAGATTTGCCTCGcctttatataatttacaaGTATGGCGAACTGCAAGACCAGATAATACGGTTTTATTCAGAAACCGAGCAAGTAGAAGCTGTATTTCTCAGAAGATACACATAATCCCGAGATATTGAGGATAGGCAGTGTTACTGCCTGGCTAGGTAGAAGGGTACAGCCTGACGCTTTCCGTAGGATCATGGTTGTCCATCCATAGATAGAGAATGGATATGTGTCATAttcgttttctctttcacctCATCCAGACAGCTATGAGGTAATGGGAAGTTTCATCATGTTTATGTCGTGGTGGTGTTTGATATCTCTGCGAAATCGTAGACTTGTGGACTCCTTTTTCTTAACACTTacattttcttcgtttctgtCCTTTTCCTGAAGTAACGTCTTggtcttctctttcttggaCTGTGTATCTATCAGACCATCACCATGTCGGACTTCCTTTACTCTATGCCCCAGCATGAACTGAGTACTCAAATCAAGTATGTGGCCGTCATGGGCATGACGGGCGTTGGGAAGACAACTTTCATTACCGCGTTAACAGGTGACAACCTGACCGTTGGACATGGTCTCAGTTCTTGTATGTTTACCCACATCAAGAAATGGGGACCTACAGTTACTAACACCGTCAAACCCAGGCACGAAGGACATCAACGTAGGTGAAACATTCATCAACGGACAAAGGGTGCATCTGATCGATACACGCCTGGTTTCGACGACACAGACCTCTCCGACACGGAGATCCTCAAGACGATAGCATAACATACTTGCAAGGTGAAGAAGGGACCAATATCCACTTGACGGGGCTCCTATACCTGCACCGGATCAGCGATGTGCGGATGCAAGGAAGTGCGTTGAAGAACATCCGCATGTTCCAGAGTCTCTTTGGGGAGAATGACATGGCGAATGTGGTTCTGGTGACGACGCGCTGGAACTCTGTAACTAAAGACGAAGGAGTTTCGCAGCTGCGAGAGCTGCTGGAGAAGGATAGGTTCTGGGGAGGCATGATTGCTGCGGGGGCGAGACATGAGGCTTTGCTTGATGTGGAGGCTGATGGTCGGCGGATTGTTCAGAGTTTGCTGAGGTAGCCGCCTGTGGAGTTGGAGATTCTGCGGGAGTTGAAGGCTGGGAAGAGTTTGGAGCAAACAGGGGCTGGGCAAGTGGTTAGTGCGGAATTGCGGAAGATGGGACGGAAACATGCCGAGGAGAATGCAGAGCTCAAGGAAACTCTTCGggtggaaaagaatagtGAAATCGCCCATCAACTTCAGGTTGCCTATGAGGAAATGATGCAACAGCAGGAGCGGATTGCAGAAGAGCAGCAGAAACTTCACAAGGCGGAGATGAGGCGAGTTCAGAACCAAATAAAGACTCTTAAGCATACCCACCACTGCTCACTGATGTGATGTATCTGCTCGTGCTGGTGGATAGTGAGAGTCACACCAGGACCCTTTCAAGAGCTGATGAGTATCCCAAGAGGTGCTTGATTCAGATCCATGCTAAGTATCAGGATATGTGCTCAACGTTGCTGGTAGTCACCTTGACGCGCTTACGGCTTTAGTTGCTGTATTTTCTAGACCTGCAACAATATACATTTTGCTACACCATCTATTTTGATTGTAGGTACATCAGTATTGGGCCAACATTCAAGAAGTAAGGCGCTAGTATAGCATCCAAATGGTTGGTACGGTTGTTGTTCCTGCTTTAATCCTGATCCATCTCATGTGCATGGTTGTCTTGTAGGATGATCAACTGCATAGACACACTTACTATCCGTCCTGTAAGAGACGATTTTGAGAAGATACTGCATATCTCAACTACGGCAAAAGAATTGAGGGATGAGATTAGACGTTGTACGCCTCAATTTCGGGATGTCCCTAAATATCAATAAAACATGCAGACCCTAAAAATTATCAAACCGAACACGCCATCACCTCTTCATTAACACCATCATATCATTAACCAGATAGATAGATGGTCTTCAAATGCGCTCCTCAGGCCAAGGGCTAGAAAATATCATGCGCAGAATAGAAACCAAGGCCATCACATTTGTTCATACAGCTGGATTCAAAAGCTTCTCGCTCCCATCCCCCAGGGAGAGAACCCACTGCCGCCATTCC
This Aspergillus flavus chromosome 1, complete sequence DNA region includes the following protein-coding sequences:
- a CDS encoding putative calcium/calmodulin dependent protein kinase, producing the protein MASQAQAQAQAQAQAQRPKVQPCRYKTGKTLGAGSYSVVKECVHIDTGRYYAAKVINKRLMAGREHMVWVSTRKSPGRYTVAGDVRNEIAILKKVSMGHQNILTLVDYFETMNNLYLVTDLALGGELFDRICRKGSYFESDAADLIRAILSAVAYLHDHGIVHRDLKPENLLFRTPEDNADLLIADFGLSRIMDEEQFHVLTTTCGTPGYMAPEIFKKSGHGKPVDIWAIGVITYFLLCGYTPFDRDSNLEEMQAILAADYSFTPLEYWRGVSQHARDFIKRCLTVDPEARMTAHEALQHLWVNPPYDPYADQSGQDLLPTVKKNFNARRTLHKAIDTVRAINKLREGGGLMMDGVMSVDPKPERVNGNHVVEETSHHDGQMDLDSRSDARGQTEEQIRAQEQRVKQMVAGLWSRNAKK